One Natrinema marinum genomic window carries:
- a CDS encoding PAS domain-containing sensor histidine kinase has protein sequence MDPETGDMASVLLEFARDKLAVVDDAGTYVYVTEASTSILGFEPAQLVDEPALEYIHPADRRAVIDRFSQISASTQTSATVRYRHATESGDWVWLESRFTDPPDDALDGYVVSSRDITERVAAERERRDAESRLRTIAGAVGDVLWMFNGDWTELLFVNPAYEDVFGLPVEALEEDPHSFLEVVHPDDVDCIREAMAHASAGESVDIEYRVNPKTDYSRWAWVRAVPVLEDGEVVKIAGFTRDITDRRRRERQLAVMDNLLRHNLRNDMAVIMGNAESIARTADAPASERAETIRRQGRELLESTAKQREIIELLTERATPEPIDLVQVASDAIETIRDQHPAVTVELTAPDAAVAWTLHEMELAVIELLENAIQHNPNGQPTLSVSVDTRQDRVELTIEDSCPPIPEVEFRVLTGDWEMDDIYHTSGLGLWLVYWVVDLSDGHITFERTETGNAITVSLPRKRS, from the coding sequence ATGGACCCGGAAACCGGCGATATGGCCTCGGTCTTGCTCGAGTTCGCGCGGGATAAACTCGCCGTCGTCGACGACGCGGGCACGTACGTCTACGTTACCGAGGCGAGCACGTCCATCCTCGGATTCGAACCGGCACAGCTCGTCGACGAGCCCGCGCTCGAGTACATCCACCCGGCCGACAGACGAGCGGTCATCGATCGGTTCAGCCAGATCAGCGCGTCGACACAGACCTCGGCGACGGTCCGGTACCGCCACGCCACCGAGAGCGGCGACTGGGTGTGGCTCGAGAGCCGGTTTACCGATCCGCCGGACGACGCTCTCGACGGTTACGTCGTCAGTTCGCGAGACATCACCGAACGGGTCGCCGCGGAACGAGAGCGCCGCGACGCCGAGAGCCGCCTCCGAACGATCGCCGGGGCGGTGGGCGATGTCCTGTGGATGTTCAACGGCGACTGGACCGAACTGCTGTTCGTCAATCCGGCGTACGAGGACGTCTTCGGCCTGCCCGTCGAGGCACTCGAGGAGGATCCGCACAGCTTTCTCGAGGTCGTTCATCCCGACGATGTCGACTGCATCCGGGAGGCGATGGCCCACGCGTCGGCAGGGGAATCCGTAGACATCGAGTATCGGGTCAATCCGAAGACGGACTACAGCCGTTGGGCCTGGGTCCGGGCGGTCCCGGTCCTCGAGGACGGCGAGGTCGTCAAGATCGCCGGCTTCACCCGCGATATCACCGATCGCAGACGGCGGGAGCGCCAGCTCGCGGTCATGGACAACCTCCTTCGACACAACCTGCGAAACGATATGGCCGTCATCATGGGCAACGCGGAGTCTATCGCCCGAACCGCCGACGCCCCCGCGAGCGAACGCGCCGAGACCATCCGTCGACAGGGACGCGAACTCCTCGAGAGCACTGCCAAACAGCGCGAAATTATCGAGCTGCTCACGGAACGGGCGACGCCGGAGCCGATCGACCTCGTTCAGGTCGCCTCCGACGCGATCGAGACGATCCGCGACCAGCATCCCGCGGTGACGGTCGAGTTGACAGCCCCCGACGCGGCGGTCGCCTGGACGCTCCACGAGATGGAACTGGCGGTGATCGAACTCCTCGAGAACGCTATTCAGCACAATCCGAACGGGCAGCCGACGCTGTCCGTGTCCGTCGACACTCGCCAGGACCGCGTCGAACTCACGATCGAGGACAGCTGTCCGCCGATTCCTGAGGTCGAGTTCCGCGTACTGACCGGTGACTGGGAGATGGACGATATCTACCACACGTCCGGGCTCGGGCTGTGGCTGGTCTACTGGGTCGTCGACCTCTCGGATGGCCACATCACGTTCGAACGCACCGAGACGGGCAACGCGATCACCGTCTCGCTGCCGCGCAAGCGGTCGTAG
- a CDS encoding low molecular weight phosphatase family protein: MSDASNESDDRVRLAFVCVQNAGRSQMATAFAERERERRGLEDRVEILTGGTHPAEAVHDEVVAVMREAGFDLTERTPREISSAELRSCDAVATMGCSTLELGDAETTVDVRDWALPDPDGEDTARVLEIRDEVERRVVALFDDLFSAD; this comes from the coding sequence GTGAGCGACGCGAGCAACGAGAGCGACGACCGCGTCCGGCTCGCGTTCGTCTGCGTTCAGAACGCCGGCCGCTCGCAGATGGCCACCGCGTTCGCCGAACGCGAGCGCGAGCGCCGGGGCCTCGAGGACCGCGTCGAGATCCTGACCGGCGGCACGCACCCGGCCGAGGCGGTCCACGACGAAGTGGTTGCGGTCATGCGGGAGGCGGGGTTCGACCTCACCGAGCGCACGCCCCGTGAGATCTCCTCGGCGGAACTGCGATCCTGTGACGCCGTCGCGACGATGGGCTGTTCGACTCTCGAACTCGGCGACGCGGAGACGACGGTCGATGTCCGAGACTGGGCGCTTCCCGATCCCGACGGCGAGGATACAGCGCGCGTTCTCGAGATCCGCGACGAGGTCGAACGCCGCGTCGTCGCGTTGTTCGACGACCTGTTCTCGGCCGACTGA
- the arsB gene encoding ACR3 family arsenite efflux transporter: MSNADAHEHGPDCDCEACGDPRSMDFLDRYLTVWIFAAMVVGVGVGHVAPSVTGPIRDLHLVEIGLVAMMYPPLAKADYSRLPTVFRNWRVLGLSLVQNWLIGPTLMFGLAVVFFSGLVPGLPARPEYFLGLVFIGMARCIAMVLVWNELAEGSTEYVTGLVAFNSLFQILTYGVYVWFFALVLPPLLGMEGLAAEITAFNVSPQQVFFAIAVFLGVPFAGGILTRYVGTRTKGKAWYDDEFVPTIEPLTLVALLFTVVVMFATQGETIVAAPADVLLIAVPLTIYFVVMFLVSFGMGRGIGADYSTTTAIGFTAASNNFELAIAVAVAVFGVGSGVAFATVVGPLIEVPVLLALVNVALYFQRRFDWRGRTADGLERATGDPTTDD, from the coding sequence ATGTCTAACGCCGATGCGCACGAGCACGGCCCGGACTGCGACTGCGAAGCCTGCGGCGACCCGCGGTCGATGGACTTCCTCGACAGGTACCTCACCGTGTGGATCTTCGCGGCGATGGTCGTCGGCGTCGGCGTCGGCCACGTCGCGCCGTCGGTGACCGGGCCGATCCGGGATCTCCACCTCGTGGAGATCGGACTCGTGGCGATGATGTACCCGCCGCTGGCGAAGGCCGACTACTCGCGGCTCCCGACGGTCTTTCGCAACTGGCGGGTGCTCGGGCTGAGCCTCGTCCAGAACTGGCTCATCGGACCGACGCTGATGTTCGGGCTCGCGGTGGTCTTTTTCAGCGGGCTCGTCCCCGGCCTGCCGGCCCGTCCCGAGTACTTCCTCGGCCTCGTCTTCATCGGGATGGCCCGGTGTATCGCCATGGTGTTGGTCTGGAACGAGCTCGCAGAGGGGTCGACCGAGTACGTCACCGGACTCGTCGCGTTCAACAGCCTCTTTCAGATCCTCACCTACGGGGTGTACGTCTGGTTCTTCGCGCTCGTCCTGCCGCCGCTGCTCGGGATGGAGGGGCTCGCAGCCGAAATCACCGCGTTCAACGTTTCGCCCCAGCAGGTGTTTTTCGCCATCGCGGTCTTCCTCGGCGTCCCCTTCGCGGGCGGGATCCTCACCCGGTACGTCGGTACCCGAACGAAGGGCAAAGCGTGGTACGACGACGAGTTCGTCCCGACGATCGAGCCGCTGACGCTCGTGGCGCTACTGTTTACGGTCGTCGTGATGTTCGCTACGCAGGGCGAGACCATCGTCGCCGCGCCGGCCGACGTGCTCCTGATCGCCGTCCCACTAACGATCTACTTCGTCGTCATGTTCCTCGTCAGCTTCGGGATGGGTCGGGGGATCGGCGCGGACTACTCGACGACGACCGCGATCGGCTTCACTGCCGCCTCGAACAACTTCGAACTCGCTATCGCCGTCGCCGTCGCCGTCTTCGGCGTCGGCTCCGGCGTCGCCTTCGCGACCGTCGTCGGCCCGCTCATCGAGGTCCCCGTCCTGCTCGCGCTCGTCAACGTCGCGCTCTACTTCCAGCGACGGTTCGACTGGCGGGGCCGGACGGCTGACGGCCTCGAGCGAGCGACCGGCGACCCGACGACCGACGACTAA
- a CDS encoding ArsR/SmtB family transcription factor: MAQATERLRRYLEDELEACCDEDVDRRLEELNALEATIGRERIDAELEVLSALANETRYSLVRALVAAGTELCVCELHAVVDASESGVSHALSALVDAGLAEGRKDGRWKKYRATNRAVALVTVLEGSVTDV; encoded by the coding sequence ATGGCACAAGCCACGGAGCGATTACGTCGGTACCTCGAAGACGAACTCGAGGCCTGTTGCGACGAGGACGTCGATCGGCGACTCGAGGAACTGAACGCGCTCGAGGCGACGATCGGCCGGGAGCGGATCGACGCCGAACTCGAGGTGCTGTCGGCGCTGGCAAACGAGACGCGGTACTCGCTCGTCCGCGCCCTGGTGGCGGCGGGAACGGAGCTTTGCGTCTGCGAGCTTCACGCGGTCGTCGACGCGAGCGAGAGCGGGGTCAGCCATGCCCTTTCGGCGCTCGTCGACGCGGGACTCGCCGAGGGCCGGAAGGACGGTCGCTGGAAGAAGTACCGGGCGACCAACCGGGCGGTGGCGCTCGTGACTGTCCTCGAGGGGAGCGTGACCGATGTCTAA
- a CDS encoding right-handed parallel beta-helix repeat-containing protein, producing MARDEPVRDGDRPVEPTTSDDERTDGGTIDRRSYLKLAGVTAIAAGVSTGPASAAGDYDVIEARGQTIRVSSGQTWENKLIDLGNGGTITIIAKGTNWTIRNIGFRGTLGATGTAPNSGTVFGIADTGGNTSTLENIYWGRGDPDRPSNERPLLMWVDPDHSGRLEVRNVNFGHAGCNGIYGSAPAYNGNGGSIHIDSCYTYDTHHTGLRIGDNGCTISNSVVYKSGTRAASRGIWVWAGDYGGGATIENTHVITNGTGGGVVTHNGPSVSMDQVHTDDGSGTHGSPEHFVPDGVPTSPEAAASAGSTSDSPSSGDGESDLPANTLTVTGTGEPTEYYVEATDELVDDPNVGSLESYDSIDATSATGWVTNTSHVDGYRFAGDLHEVAFRQGSAHVEVNGETIDPDQYNGDQPTLENTLLVDGVGTSGGTRYEFAVSGAAQKATVKGATIDGEDTVDGGIITGSVAGWRDGFKFSGELTDLTLDGDARVYVNGEQVDPADYGDEQPHVLTLVGDGSNASYELTVDGTIDTVAGDASEEYATVLSDTTVEGSIERDAQRFRFSGALTDVTFREGTAHVYLDDQRIDPDDYNGQKRLPNAIVIDGSGTDGQSSYSFAVDGEVVTASYRDASVDPGDTVEGTAVSGSVDDELDAYWFDGDITDFRLRGDATVDVEYNV from the coding sequence ATGGCACGCGACGAACCGGTACGGGACGGTGACCGTCCCGTCGAACCGACCACGAGTGACGACGAACGAACTGACGGCGGAACGATCGATCGACGGTCGTACCTGAAACTGGCCGGGGTGACGGCGATCGCTGCGGGCGTCAGCACCGGCCCGGCGAGCGCCGCCGGCGACTACGACGTGATCGAGGCCCGCGGGCAGACGATCCGCGTCAGTTCCGGCCAGACCTGGGAGAACAAGCTGATCGATCTCGGCAATGGCGGGACCATCACCATCATCGCCAAGGGAACGAACTGGACCATTCGAAATATCGGGTTTCGCGGCACCCTCGGTGCGACCGGCACGGCCCCGAACAGCGGGACTGTCTTCGGCATCGCCGACACCGGCGGTAACACCTCCACGCTCGAGAACATCTACTGGGGCCGGGGCGACCCCGACCGGCCCTCGAACGAGCGGCCGCTGTTGATGTGGGTCGACCCCGACCACAGCGGCCGTCTCGAGGTCCGGAACGTCAACTTCGGCCACGCCGGTTGCAACGGAATTTACGGCTCCGCGCCCGCGTACAACGGGAACGGCGGCTCGATCCACATCGACAGCTGTTACACCTACGACACCCATCACACGGGGCTCCGCATCGGCGATAACGGCTGTACGATCTCGAACTCGGTCGTCTACAAGAGCGGCACTCGGGCCGCGAGCCGCGGCATCTGGGTCTGGGCGGGCGACTACGGCGGCGGTGCCACGATCGAAAACACCCACGTCATTACGAACGGGACCGGCGGTGGCGTCGTCACGCACAACGGCCCGTCCGTCTCCATGGATCAGGTCCACACGGACGACGGCTCCGGCACTCACGGTAGCCCCGAGCATTTCGTCCCCGACGGGGTCCCGACCTCCCCCGAAGCGGCCGCGAGCGCCGGATCGACGTCCGATTCGCCCTCGAGCGGCGACGGCGAGTCGGACCTCCCAGCGAACACCCTCACGGTGACGGGCACCGGCGAGCCGACGGAGTACTACGTCGAGGCGACCGACGAACTCGTCGACGATCCGAACGTCGGCTCGCTCGAGAGCTACGACTCGATCGACGCCACGAGCGCGACCGGCTGGGTGACGAACACGTCCCACGTCGACGGCTACCGGTTCGCCGGCGACCTCCACGAGGTCGCGTTCCGTCAGGGCTCGGCCCACGTCGAGGTCAACGGCGAGACGATCGACCCCGACCAGTACAACGGCGATCAGCCGACCCTCGAGAACACATTGCTGGTCGACGGGGTCGGCACCTCGGGCGGGACGCGCTACGAGTTTGCGGTCTCCGGGGCCGCCCAGAAGGCGACCGTGAAGGGAGCCACGATCGACGGCGAGGACACCGTCGACGGCGGGATCATCACCGGGAGCGTGGCCGGCTGGCGCGACGGCTTCAAGTTCAGCGGCGAGTTGACGGACCTCACGCTCGACGGCGACGCTCGCGTCTACGTCAACGGCGAGCAGGTCGACCCCGCCGACTACGGCGACGAACAGCCACACGTGCTGACGCTGGTCGGCGACGGCTCGAACGCCAGCTACGAGCTCACGGTCGACGGCACGATCGATACGGTCGCGGGTGACGCCTCCGAGGAGTACGCCACCGTGCTCTCCGACACCACCGTCGAGGGGTCGATCGAACGCGACGCACAGCGGTTCCGGTTCTCCGGTGCGCTGACCGACGTGACCTTCCGCGAGGGCACGGCGCACGTCTACCTCGACGACCAGCGGATCGATCCCGATGACTACAACGGCCAGAAGCGCCTCCCGAACGCCATCGTGATCGACGGCTCGGGCACGGACGGGCAGTCGTCGTACTCCTTCGCCGTCGACGGCGAGGTCGTCACCGCGAGCTACCGAGACGCCTCGGTCGATCCCGGCGACACGGTCGAGGGCACGGCCGTCAGCGGCAGCGTCGACGACGAACTCGATGCCTACTGGTTCGACGGCGACATCACGGACTTCCGCCTGCGCGGCGACGCGACCGTCGATGTCGAGTACAACGTCTAG
- a CDS encoding asparagine synthase-related protein, whose product MVGVTGRTTRSDDGTFAASLEPLVHTERYEREIVHESSSAAIGTTAYPEYPIRVVEDEDRWVCLEGRIYDRPDAVLERELLEVAADVLAADGDEAFLTEWLLETDGEFLLVAVDKDSGRLGLLNDPLARLPTYYFHDGESFLFSRELRYLINEAPIEGFDPMGVAQCLLFGYSLGDRTLVEGANRLRPGTKLTVNPDRGAVTETALHRFDFGEPAYADRSRSRNASELVDRFERACRKRSGQGSHDVVSLSGGLDSRSVLAGYNAEGIPTTAATMASDEFVPPSDVEIARELANELEVDWQRYEIGPPNGSDLDRIVKTKNGQIGLLTSFILEFFRQLREEYDAGLTYVTGDGGDKVLPDLTPARPLADEAALVDYVIDENSFLSLEQVARITGLSAEAIRRSVRDRLRMYPESDPASKYVHFLVYERGVNFLFEGEDRNRFFFWSTTPFYSIDFFRYAMNCPPDQKARYNLYRAFLSELEPAAAALPHPDYGVPVASTRHEAVAFVDDLLSRYPRVFDAVRPIVKSINGLETGSQLRPDTVDCIRTQVEQCEAVDDVLSTDELHAFLDAHADHDRTSVYRLFALTSFIDDVHSSQSVLESRRDTVFG is encoded by the coding sequence ATGGTTGGTGTCACCGGCCGAACGACGAGGTCCGACGATGGGACGTTCGCCGCGTCGCTCGAGCCGCTCGTTCACACGGAGCGCTACGAGCGCGAGATCGTCCACGAGTCGTCGTCCGCTGCGATCGGCACGACGGCCTACCCGGAGTATCCGATCCGCGTCGTCGAAGACGAGGACCGCTGGGTCTGCCTCGAGGGCCGGATCTACGACCGGCCCGACGCGGTACTCGAGCGCGAACTGCTCGAGGTCGCGGCGGATGTCCTCGCGGCCGACGGCGACGAAGCGTTCCTGACGGAGTGGTTGCTCGAGACCGACGGCGAGTTCCTGCTGGTCGCCGTCGACAAGGACAGCGGTCGGCTAGGGCTGCTCAACGATCCGCTCGCCCGGCTGCCGACGTACTACTTCCACGACGGGGAGTCGTTCCTGTTCTCGCGGGAGCTACGCTACCTGATCAACGAAGCGCCGATCGAGGGGTTCGATCCGATGGGCGTCGCCCAGTGTCTCCTCTTTGGCTACTCGCTGGGCGATCGAACGCTCGTCGAGGGGGCCAACCGACTGCGCCCGGGGACGAAACTCACCGTCAACCCGGACCGCGGTGCAGTCACCGAGACGGCGCTGCACCGCTTCGACTTCGGGGAGCCGGCGTACGCCGATCGGAGCCGATCGCGAAACGCCAGCGAACTCGTCGATCGATTCGAACGAGCCTGTCGAAAGCGGTCGGGACAGGGTAGTCACGATGTCGTTTCGCTGAGCGGCGGCCTCGACTCTCGGTCGGTGCTCGCCGGCTACAACGCCGAGGGGATCCCGACGACAGCGGCCACGATGGCCTCCGACGAGTTCGTTCCCCCGTCGGACGTCGAGATCGCTCGGGAGCTGGCCAACGAACTCGAGGTCGACTGGCAACGCTACGAGATCGGGCCGCCGAACGGGTCGGACCTCGACCGGATCGTCAAAACGAAAAACGGCCAGATCGGACTCCTGACCTCCTTCATACTCGAGTTCTTCCGCCAGCTCCGCGAGGAGTACGACGCCGGCCTCACGTACGTCACCGGCGACGGCGGCGACAAGGTTCTCCCCGATCTGACCCCCGCGCGGCCGCTCGCCGACGAGGCGGCCCTGGTCGACTACGTCATCGACGAGAACTCGTTCCTCTCGCTCGAGCAGGTCGCACGAATTACCGGGCTGTCGGCCGAGGCGATTCGGCGTAGCGTCCGCGACCGGCTTCGCATGTACCCCGAGTCCGACCCCGCCTCGAAGTACGTCCACTTCCTCGTCTACGAGCGGGGCGTCAACTTCCTGTTCGAGGGCGAGGACCGCAACCGCTTCTTTTTCTGGAGCACGACCCCGTTCTACTCGATCGATTTCTTCCGGTACGCGATGAACTGCCCGCCCGACCAGAAGGCCCGGTACAATCTGTACCGCGCCTTCCTCTCGGAACTCGAGCCGGCCGCCGCGGCGCTCCCCCACCCCGACTACGGCGTGCCCGTTGCCTCTACCCGTCACGAAGCCGTGGCGTTCGTCGACGATCTGCTCTCGCGGTATCCGCGCGTGTTCGACGCGGTCCGACCGATCGTCAAGTCGATCAACGGCCTCGAGACGGGCTCGCAGCTCCGGCCGGATACGGTCGACTGCATTCGCACGCAGGTCGAGCAGTGCGAGGCCGTCGACGACGTGCTCTCGACGGACGAACTCCACGCGTTCCTCGACGCCCACGCGGACCACGACCGCACGTCCGTTTACCGGCTCTTCGCGCTCACCTCGTTCATCGACGACGTCCACTCCTCGCAGAGCGTCCTCGAGTCGCGTCGTGACACCGTATTCGGCTGA
- a CDS encoding DUF7344 domain-containing protein: MSSIDTSLPDEIASVANADEDERLSKDVIFELLKNRRWREVLAYLLEADETVTLGELAEQIAAWENDTDVNALSSDQRKRVYVALYQTHLPKMDDAGIVEYDQDRGLISLSDNADLLMMYLDTDSHRQDRWDRWYAGVSVTGASLLGAAFFGVPVLSALPMLGLAGTVIVAFLLLSTAHAVTNHRRERNVDGKLSRIE, translated from the coding sequence ATGTCCTCGATCGATACGTCCCTCCCGGACGAAATCGCATCGGTCGCCAACGCCGATGAAGACGAACGTCTCTCGAAGGACGTCATTTTCGAGCTCCTGAAAAACCGACGATGGCGAGAAGTCCTCGCATACTTGCTGGAAGCCGACGAAACGGTCACGCTCGGTGAACTCGCCGAACAGATCGCCGCCTGGGAGAACGACACCGACGTCAACGCGCTCAGTTCCGACCAGCGCAAGCGCGTCTACGTCGCCCTCTACCAGACCCACCTCCCGAAGATGGACGACGCCGGTATCGTCGAGTACGATCAGGACCGCGGTCTGATCTCGCTGTCGGACAACGCCGACCTGCTGATGATGTACCTCGATACGGACTCCCATCGACAGGACCGGTGGGACCGATGGTACGCCGGCGTCAGCGTCACCGGTGCGTCCCTCCTCGGGGCGGCGTTTTTCGGCGTCCCCGTCCTCTCGGCCCTTCCGATGCTCGGCCTCGCCGGCACCGTCATCGTCGCGTTTCTCCTCCTCTCTACCGCACACGCCGTGACGAACCACCGACGCGAACGCAACGTCGACGGCAAACTGTCTCGCATCGAGTGA
- a CDS encoding transcription initiation factor IIB, with amino-acid sequence MTRSIIDQQSSESQSEKGETGLCPDCETDTIVHDPDRGEQVCEDCGLVLSEDPIDYGPEWRAFNAQEHDELSRVGAPLTQSMHDRGLTTTIDWRNKDANGHSMSADKHGQLHRLRVWQERIRTKNAGERNLKYALSEIDRMVSALGVPKPVKETASVIYRQALEQDLIRGRSIEGVATSALYTACRKEGIPRSLEEVTSVSRVEQREIGRTYRYIADELGINLEPTNPRQFVPRFCSELDVNKDVETKAIEIIDRTTEQGLHSGKSPTGFAAAAIYAAGLLCDETIPQRAVADTAQTTVVTVRNRYREQLEAIDQQPAT; translated from the coding sequence ATGACGCGGTCTATCATCGATCAACAGAGCAGCGAATCACAGTCAGAGAAGGGTGAGACTGGCCTGTGTCCCGACTGCGAGACCGACACGATCGTCCACGATCCGGACCGCGGCGAGCAGGTCTGCGAGGACTGTGGCCTGGTCCTAAGCGAAGATCCCATCGATTACGGGCCGGAATGGCGGGCATTCAACGCCCAGGAGCACGACGAGCTGTCGCGTGTCGGTGCTCCCCTGACCCAGTCGATGCACGACCGGGGGTTAACGACCACCATCGACTGGCGGAACAAGGACGCGAACGGACACTCGATGTCGGCCGACAAGCACGGCCAGCTCCATCGCCTGCGCGTCTGGCAGGAGCGGATCCGAACGAAGAACGCGGGCGAACGAAACCTCAAGTACGCCCTCTCCGAGATCGACCGGATGGTCAGCGCGCTGGGCGTTCCCAAGCCCGTCAAAGAGACGGCGAGCGTCATCTATCGCCAGGCGCTCGAGCAGGACCTCATCCGCGGGCGCTCGATCGAGGGCGTCGCGACCAGCGCGCTCTACACCGCCTGCCGAAAGGAAGGGATTCCGCGCAGCTTAGAGGAAGTAACGTCCGTCTCCCGCGTCGAGCAACGCGAGATCGGTCGGACCTACCGCTACATCGCGGACGAACTCGGCATCAACTTAGAGCCAACGAACCCCCGGCAGTTCGTCCCTCGCTTTTGCTCGGAGCTAGACGTCAACAAAGACGTGGAAACCAAAGCCATCGAGATCATCGATCGAACCACCGAACAGGGGCTCCACTCCGGCAAGTCACCGACCGGCTTCGCCGCCGCCGCCATCTACGCCGCCGGTCTCCTCTGTGACGAGACCATCCCACAGCGGGCCGTCGCCGACACCGCCCAGACGACCGTCGTCACCGTTCGCAACCGGTATCGAGAACAGCTCGAGGCGATCGACCAGCAGCCCGCTACATGA
- a CDS encoding PQQ-binding-like beta-propeller repeat protein, whose translation MLAVSTAISDGTVYFGTYGGTFYALETETGNIRWTSEKPIGTINCDPIVVDGTVMVGDLRGHLRAFDASTGEQLWTYRTGNAVHSTPVVTDDTIYFGSNDGYIYAIERTS comes from the coding sequence ATGTTGGCAGTCTCGACGGCCATCTCCGATGGAACCGTCTACTTCGGGACGTACGGCGGGACGTTCTACGCACTCGAGACGGAGACGGGAAATATTCGCTGGACGAGCGAGAAACCGATCGGGACGATCAATTGCGATCCGATCGTCGTGGATGGAACCGTCATGGTCGGCGACCTCCGAGGGCACCTCCGTGCGTTCGACGCGTCGACAGGGGAGCAATTATGGACGTACCGAACCGGCAACGCGGTCCACTCGACGCCCGTCGTCACCGACGACACGATCTACTTCGGCAGTAACGATGGCTACATCTACGCCATCGAGCGAACGTCCTGA